From Etheostoma spectabile isolate EspeVRDwgs_2016 chromosome 8, UIUC_Espe_1.0, whole genome shotgun sequence, a single genomic window includes:
- the rpl27a gene encoding large ribosomal subunit protein uL15: MPTKKTKTRKLRGHVSHGHGRIGKHRKHPGGRGNAGGMHHHRINFDKYHPGYFGKVGMRHYHLKRNTTHCPTINLDKLWTLVSEQTRLNYGKKPDGPAPIIDAVRAGYYKVLGKGKLPKQPVIVKAKFFSRRAEEKIKEVGGACVLMA, from the exons ATG CCCACCAAGAAGACCAAGACCAGGAAGCTCCGAGGACACGTCAGCCACGGACATGGTCGCATTG GCAAACACAGAAAGCATCCTGGAGGTCGTGGTAATGCTGGTGGTATGCATCACCACAGAATCAACTTCGACAAATA CCATCCAGGGTACTTTGGTAAAGTGGGAATGAGACATTACCATCTGAAGAGAAACACGACCCACTGCCCCACCATCAACCTGGACAAGCTGTGGACGCTGGTGAGCGAGCAGACCAGGCTCAACTATGGCAAGAAACCAGACGGCCCTGCACCCATCATTGATGCTGTGCGCGCT GGCTACTACAAAGTTCTGGGCAAAGGCAAGCTGCCCAAGCAGCCTGTGATCGTCAAGGCCAAGTTCTTCAGCCGGCGGGCTGAGGAGAAGATCAAGGAAGTGGGAGGAGCCTGTGTGCTGATGGCGTAA